A window from Bubalus kerabau isolate K-KA32 ecotype Philippines breed swamp buffalo chromosome 5, PCC_UOA_SB_1v2, whole genome shotgun sequence encodes these proteins:
- the LOC129653705 gene encoding olfactory receptor 8A1-like, translating to MAENHSTATEFILGGLTNRPELQLPLLFLFLGIYSVTMIGNLGMITLICLNAQLHTPMYYFLSNLSFVDLCYSSVITPKMLVNFVSEKNIISYAGCMAQLYFFLVFVIAECYMLTVMAYDRYVAICRPLFYNIIMSHRVCSLLVAGVYAIGFIGSTIETGLMLKLSYCDFLISHYFCDILPLMTLSCSSTYDTEMTVFVLAGFDIVVTSLTVLISYAFILSSILHISTTGGRAKAFSTCSSHLAAVGMFYGTTAFMYLKPSTASSLAQENVASVFYTTVIPMLNPLIYSLRNKEVKAAMQKTLRGKMF from the coding sequence ATGGCAGAAAATCACTCCACAGCAACTGAGTTCATTCTTGGAGGTTTAACAAATCGGCCAGAGCTCCAGCTCCCACTCTTATTCCTCTTCCTTGGGATCTACTCAGTCACCATGATAGGGAACCTGGGCATGATAACCCTGATTTGTCTGAACGCTCAGcttcacacccccatgtactattTCCTCAGCAACCTCTCCTTTGTGGATCTCTGCTACTCCTCTGTCATTACCCCTAAGATGCTGGTGAACTTTGTGTCAGAGAAGAACATCATCTCCTATGCAGGGTGCATGGCCCAGCTCTACTTCTTCCTGGTGTTTGTCATTGCTGAGTGTTACATGCTGacagtgatggcctatgaccgctatgttgCCATCTGCAGACCTTTGTTTTACAACATCATCATGTCTCATCGAGTCTGCTCCCTGCTGGTGGCTGGGGTCTATGCCATAGGATTCATTGGTTCAACCATAGAGACTGGCCTCATGTTGAAACTGTCCTATTGTGATTTCCTTATCAGTCATTACTTCTGTGACATCCTCCCCCTCATGACGCTCTCTTGCTCTAGCACCTATGACACTGAGATGACAGTCTTTGTTTTGGCTGGATTTGACATTGTAGTCACCAGCTTAACAGTCCTAATTTCCTATGCCTTCATCCTGTCCAGTATCCTCCACATCAGCACTACAGGTGGAAGGGCCAAAGCCTTCAGCACGTGCAGCTCCCATCTTGCCGCTGTGGGGATGTTTTATGGAACAACTGCCTTCATGTACTTGAAACCCTCCACGGCCAGTTCCCTGGCCCAGGAGAACGTGGCCTCCGTGTTCTACACCACAGTgatccccatgctgaaccccctgATCTACAGCTTGAGGAATAAGGAGGTGAAGGCTGCCATGCAGAAAACTCTGAGAGGAAAAATGTTTTGA
- the LOC129653706 gene encoding olfactory receptor 8B12-like has product MAAENTSRTEFILAGLTDEPGLQIPLFLLFLGFYVVTVVGNLGLITLIGLNSRLHTPMYFFLFNLSLIDFCYSTTITPKMLMSFVSRKNSILHAGCLTQLFFFCFFVISESFVLSAMAYDRYVAICKPLVYTVSMSPKVCLLLLLGVYVMGFSGAMAHTGSIASLIFCADNLINHFMCDIPPLLELSCNSSYVHELVVFIFVAIDIGMPIVTISISYALILSSILRIHSTEGRSKAFSTCSSHIIVVFLFFGSGAFVYLKPPSVLPLDQGKVTSLFYTIVVPMLNPLIYSLRNKDVKAALRKTLGKINFSRKE; this is encoded by the coding sequence ATGGCAGCTGAGAACACTTCAAGGACAGAATTCATCCTCGCAGGCTTAACAGACGAGCCAGGACTGCAGatccccctcttcctcctgtttCTAGGTTTCTATGTAGTCACCGTAGTGGGGAACCTGGGCTTGATAACGCTGATTGGGTTGAACTCGCgcctgcacacccccatgtacttcttcctcttcaACCTCTCCTTAATAGACTTCTGTTACTCCACTACCATCACTCCCAAAATGCTGATGAGTTTTGTCTCAAGGAAGAACAGCATCTTGCATGCAGGGTGTTTGACTCAactgtttttcttctgcttctttgtcATCTCTGAGTCCTTCGTCCTGTCAGCGATGGCATATGACCGCTACGTGGCCATCTGTAAGCCACTGGTGTACACAGTCAGCATGTCTCCTAAGGTCTGTTTACTGCTTTTGTTGGGTGTGTATGTGATGGGGTTCTCAGGGGCCATGGCCCACACAGGAAGCATAGCAAGTCTGATCTTCTGTGCTGACAACCTCATCAATCATTTCATGTGTGACATCCCGCCTCTCCTTGAGCTCTCCTGTAATAGCTCTTATGTGCATGAGCTGGTGGTCTTCATATTTGTGGCTATTGACATTGGAATGCCCATTGTCACCATCTCCATCTCTTATGCTCtaatcctttccagcattctcCGCATTCACtccactgagggcaggtccaaaGCTTTCAGTACATGCAGCTCCCACATaattgtggtttttcttttctttggttctGGGGCGTTTGTGTATCTCAAACCACCTTCCGTTTTGCCCCTTGACCAAGGGAAAGTGACCTCCCTGTTCTATACCATTGTGGTGCCCATGTTAAATCCACTGATATATAGTTTGAGGAACAAGGATGTCAAAGCTGCCCTGAGGAAAACCTTGGGGAAAATTAATTTCTCGAGAAAGGagtaa